The following proteins come from a genomic window of Trifolium pratense cultivar HEN17-A07 linkage group LG4, ARS_RC_1.1, whole genome shotgun sequence:
- the LOC123924042 gene encoding senescence associated gene 20-like, translating to MKTIIEKEDHNKKLVTDLYKALVSKDTNTMQQLLASDLEWWFHGPPCHRHYLVSLLTGSSSSSSQKSLVPNLIIGFGSIIVAEGYDEKNMVWWVHAWSISNGIITEVREYVNTSVSVTKLGFHSEDVVVGSTFRCIWQSKLCDDSVPGLILTI from the coding sequence ATGAAGACTATAATAGAGAAAGAGGACCACAACAAAAAACTAGTAACTGACCTATACAAAGCCTTAGTTTCCAAAGACACAAACACAATGCAACAACTTCTTGCATCTGATTTAGAATGGTGGTTCCATGGTCCACCATGTCATCGTCACTATTTAGTCTCTTTACTCACaggctcatcatcatcatcatctcaaaAATCATTAGTTCCTAATCTtataattggatttggatcaaTTATTGTTGCTGAAGGATATGATGAAAAAAACATGGTATGGTGGGTACATGCATGGTCTATTTCTAATGGAATCATTACTGAGGTTAGAGAGTATGTTAACACTTCAGTTAGTGTTACTAAACTTGGTTTTCATTCAGAAGATGTTGTTGTTGGTTCAACTTTTAGGTGTATTTGGCAAAGTAAGCTTTGTGATGATTCTGTTCCTGGACTTATTCTTACAATCTAG